From a region of the Brevibacterium siliguriense genome:
- a CDS encoding shikimate dehydrogenase, with the protein MTSSLLLGLIGDGISASRTPRMHENEGAAHSIPTIYRTIDIAEPHLAEVGLEELLTGAVRLGFDGLNITHPFKQQVIGLLDEVDPVAARINSVNTVVIDSTGRTTGHNTDVTGFAAGFLAGLDGAATEAVVQIGAGGAGRAVGFALAELGVGDLIIADTDVQRAEGLAADIGEAASTGTRARAIGLDELEGAAASAQGIVNATPVGMKAYPGTPVETSVFGPDTWVAEVVYFPLETQLLAEARAKGCRTLDGSGMAVNQAIDAFELFSGQKADPQRMRETFLSFGD; encoded by the coding sequence ATGACCTCATCCCTCCTCCTCGGCCTCATCGGCGACGGCATCTCCGCCTCCCGCACCCCGCGGATGCACGAGAACGAAGGTGCTGCGCACTCCATCCCCACCATCTACCGCACCATCGACATCGCCGAACCTCACCTCGCCGAGGTGGGGCTCGAGGAGCTGCTCACCGGAGCGGTCCGGCTCGGCTTCGACGGACTCAACATCACCCACCCGTTCAAGCAGCAGGTCATCGGCCTCCTCGATGAGGTCGATCCCGTGGCCGCGCGCATCAATTCGGTCAACACCGTCGTCATCGACAGCACCGGGCGGACGACGGGACACAACACGGATGTCACCGGCTTCGCCGCCGGGTTCCTTGCCGGACTGGACGGCGCCGCCACCGAGGCGGTCGTGCAGATCGGTGCGGGCGGAGCCGGCCGCGCGGTCGGGTTCGCCCTCGCCGAACTCGGTGTCGGAGACCTCATCATCGCCGACACCGATGTCCAGCGTGCCGAAGGACTTGCCGCGGACATCGGTGAAGCGGCGTCGACCGGAACTCGAGCGCGAGCGATCGGGCTCGATGAGCTGGAAGGGGCGGCCGCCTCGGCGCAGGGGATCGTCAACGCCACCCCGGTGGGGATGAAGGCGTATCCGGGAACACCGGTCGAGACCTCGGTATTCGGACCGGACACCTGGGTGGCCGAGGTCGTGTACTTCCCGCTCGAAACACAGCTGCTCGCAGAAGCCCGGGCCAAGGGATGCCGCACGCTCGACGGATCAGGAATGGCGGTCAATCAGGCCATCGACGCGTTCGAACTCTTCAGCGGACAGAAGGCCGACCCGCAGCGCATGCGCGAGACGTTCCTGTCCTTCGGCGACTGA
- a CDS encoding DedA family protein, translating to MSDDRADRDAAEPKENPWVALKPWQGKAQGLDKLLLFIIIGVPLIYLALMPLRPWMLVNAPVVQEFINGAKTSIVAAAAYARVGEIPLWLVIVAGFIGMAKLDWAFWLAGRRWGDGVLRLFAQNERQLKRINQLKKIPNWALFLMTLISRCPGVPGTLVYLVAGWTRMRLSLFLVADLLGCLTFTLIWTFLGYQLGEAAVDILEVIDKYALWLTLALIVGIFAISFFKEYRKQKKAAGDTAED from the coding sequence ATGAGCGATGATCGCGCGGACCGCGACGCGGCAGAGCCCAAGGAGAACCCGTGGGTGGCCCTCAAACCCTGGCAGGGCAAGGCCCAAGGCCTCGACAAGCTGCTCCTGTTCATCATCATCGGCGTCCCTCTCATCTACCTCGCCCTCATGCCGCTGCGACCGTGGATGCTCGTCAATGCCCCGGTCGTCCAAGAATTCATCAACGGCGCGAAGACCTCGATCGTCGCTGCCGCCGCCTATGCCCGAGTCGGTGAGATCCCGCTGTGGCTGGTCATCGTCGCCGGCTTCATCGGCATGGCCAAACTCGATTGGGCGTTCTGGCTGGCCGGGCGCCGCTGGGGCGACGGTGTGCTGCGGCTCTTCGCGCAGAACGAACGTCAGCTCAAACGCATCAACCAACTGAAGAAGATCCCGAACTGGGCGCTGTTCCTCATGACGCTGATCTCGCGCTGCCCGGGCGTCCCCGGCACGCTCGTCTACCTCGTCGCCGGGTGGACGCGGATGCGACTGTCGCTCTTCCTCGTCGCCGACCTCCTCGGCTGCCTCACCTTCACCCTCATCTGGACCTTCCTGGGCTATCAGCTCGGCGAGGCCGCCGTCGACATCCTCGAGGTCATCGACAAGTACGCCCTGTGGTTGACTCTGGCCCTGATCGTCGGCATCTTCGCCATCAGCTTCTTCAAGGAATACCGCAAGCAGAAGAAAGCCGCAGGCGACACCGCCGAGGACTGA